The sequence GCCGCGTTCGTAAGTCATGACAAGCAGTCGTCCCTCTTCGTCGGCGATAAAGAACTTCATGCACGGCAGAGGAGACGGAATATAGCCTTTATGAAGCGATGGGTCCGAATGTTGCGGCCCCAGGATTCCTTCTCGAACGACGGAATCCGCTTCCTGGGGAAGGAAGGCCTTTCTTATCTTTTGCACAAGGTTTCCTGAAAAATCGAAAACCCGGATTTCATAGTTCCGCTCCTCGTTGACGACGAAGATGCGGTCTTTCGTGATGCTCCACATGAAGAACGGCGGATATTTGTCCCCGCCAAAATACCACTTATTGGTATCCAACCGCTTGATCTCATTGAAATCCGAATCGGTGATGAAAAGAGCATAATGAGAATTATCCGGTTCCGGCTGAGCGCTCGAATCGAAACCGTAGAGCAGAAAGCGGCCTTCCGGGAGAGGCTCCGCCGTGTCCACGCCAAAGGGAAGTCTTCGCTCTTCAATGAATTTGCCATCGGTTCCGTAAACGACAAGCTTGTTCTTTCGGACCGTCACATAGATTCGGGTCTTGTATACCGTCGGCCTCAGCGGCATCTCCAGTTCTCCCGGGCCCTGTCCGCTTGCACCGAAAGACAAAACGAATTCGCCGGAAGCGTCAAGCTTGTAGAAGTGGTCTCTCTCATTCTTATATCCAACGACATAGATGTTTCCCTCGTCATCGACAACGAACTCCCCCATGGATCTCATGCCGTATTGAACAAGATCGGCTCTCTGCTGGGAGATCTCCATGTAGGGAGTCAGGATGGGCGAAGCATCCATCGGAGATCGCACGGGATTTTCAATGATTTCCGTGCCGTTTTCGAAAGACCGCATAATGGGGTCGCTTCCATGACATCCGAAAAGCCCCGCGATACAAAATGCGATCATCCCCCCTTTAACATAACCCGACATGGCCGACCTCCCCAGAGAACTCATTCATTGATAGGTTTTACTTGAGAAACATCGCCTTTATAAACATTCTTTCTGTGTCCGATCCTCAAGATAAGGATCTGTTCCCCCAGCATGGCATATATGACCCGGTAATCTCCCACGCGAAACTTGCGAAGCCCGGCATACCGGCCCTTCAGGGCGGGATAAGATTCCGGTTTTTTTAAGAGTTCACTCTCGATTTGGTCGAGGATGCGGCCGGCTTCCGATTTTGATAATTTTCCGAGGTCGCGCCGGACAGACCTTTTGTAAACGATGTTATAAGCCAAGGGATTTCCTCAGCTCTTTTCCGGAAATCATGGGATCGGATTTGTCGTGGAGTCGATCGAGGGCGATCTGCAGATCCGCATAATCCTCGATATAGGACTCCAGCGCTTTCTGAATGATGAAAGAGCGGGGCCTCTCCGTTTCTCGGGCGATGCTTTCCAGTTGCTCGGATAATTCCTTGGGAAGCCTGACCGATATCACTGTGTTCATATGATGTCTCCTGACTATATTGTATTATATTGTATGCGTTGTAGTTCATTTGTCAAGGATAGCACGGCGGGTTGCATTCGCGGGGGAATTGCGTTTTAATGCGCGGTGATCATGACCGTCATCGACCTGACCCACGCCCTTTCCGAATCAATGCCGGTTTACCCGGGCACAAAGCCGCCGCGCATCGTCGAGGCCAACACCGTCGCGGAGAACGGCTTCGCAGAAAAGCTCCTCAGCCTCTATTCCCATACGGGAACCCACATCGACGCCCCCGGACACATTCTGCCGGGGGTCGCGACTCTGGACGACCTGGAGATCGGGCATTTTATCGGGCCGGGCCTTGTTGTGGACGTCTCGCACAGGGTTGGGGGAACGATCGAAATCGCCGACCTGGAAAAGGAAAAGGCGCGCATCGCCACCGTCGATTTCGCGCTCTTTCACACCGGGTGGGCCCGGCGCTGGGGGCGGCCGGCATACTTCGAGGGTTTCCCGGTTCTATCTGCTGAGGCCGCCGTTTGGCTTGCTGGATTCAAGCTCAAAGGCGTGGGCGTCGACGCCATTTCGGTCGATGAGATGGGCTCGACGGCTCTTCCCGTCCATAAGACGCTTATGGGCTCGGGCTTCATTCTCATCGAAAATCTGACCGGCCTCGATTCACTGATCGGAAAG comes from Acidobacteriota bacterium and encodes:
- a CDS encoding ribbon-helix-helix domain-containing protein — translated: MNTVISVRLPKELSEQLESIARETERPRSFIIQKALESYIEDYADLQIALDRLHDKSDPMISGKELRKSLGL
- a CDS encoding cyclase family protein, whose translation is MTVIDLTHALSESMPVYPGTKPPRIVEANTVAENGFAEKLLSLYSHTGTHIDAPGHILPGVATLDDLEIGHFIGPGLVVDVSHRVGGTIEIADLEKEKARIATVDFALFHTGWARRWGRPAYFEGFPVLSAEAAVWLAGFKLKGVGVDAISVDEMGSTALPVHKTLMGSGFILIENLTGLDSLIGKDFSFSCLPLKISGGDGSPVRAVAFF
- a CDS encoding type II toxin-antitoxin system RelE/ParE family toxin, with the protein product MAYNIVYKRSVRRDLGKLSKSEAGRILDQIESELLKKPESYPALKGRYAGLRKFRVGDYRVIYAMLGEQILILRIGHRKNVYKGDVSQVKPINE
- a CDS encoding 6-bladed beta-propeller produces the protein MSGYVKGGMIAFCIAGLFGCHGSDPIMRSFENGTEIIENPVRSPMDASPILTPYMEISQQRADLVQYGMRSMGEFVVDDEGNIYVVGYKNERDHFYKLDASGEFVLSFGASGQGPGELEMPLRPTVYKTRIYVTVRKNKLVVYGTDGKFIEERRLPFGVDTAEPLPEGRFLLYGFDSSAQPEPDNSHYALFITDSDFNEIKRLDTNKWYFGGDKYPPFFMWSITKDRIFVVNEERNYEIRVFDFSGNLVQKIRKAFLPQEADSVVREGILGPQHSDPSLHKGYIPSPLPCMKFFIADEEGRLLVMTYERGRGAKSFIYDVFDSNGDLIGHMDLDLEWAGRYFGPQIFVMKNGLFYRYDTDDEGYNILKIDKIRWPGDGPPSPSSS